The Candidatus Binatota bacterium genome has a segment encoding these proteins:
- a CDS encoding acyl-CoA dehydrogenase encodes MDFHFNEEQLMFRDSVRALLERDCTAAVLRELWAGESGRSDGLWRGLAELGLTGLLLAEEHGGLGMAEVDLVLALEESGRACLPEPLVETVLAAAPLLETLAAGGGSAASVAGKWLPRVAAGEARLALEHPANPCVADAHVAELLLLLAGDGSLHAVERAHVELTRQPCNDAARRLFTVDWKPGDDSLLANAAGAMRLLDAAFDRAAFGCAAQQLGIGQKLIDLAVDYAGQREQFGRAIGSFQAVKHHLATAQVAVEFARPVVYRAACSLATGHADAGLHVSQAKAMADEAALLAARTSLQVHGGIGYTWEVDLHAWMKRAWALEMTWGGSAWHRGRLADAVLADVDNNPREGQLQLQGVN; translated from the coding sequence GTGGATTTTCATTTCAACGAAGAGCAGCTGATGTTTCGCGACAGTGTGCGCGCGCTGCTCGAGCGCGACTGTACGGCGGCTGTTCTGCGCGAGCTGTGGGCCGGCGAAAGCGGGCGCAGCGACGGGCTGTGGCGCGGGCTGGCCGAGCTGGGCCTCACCGGCCTGCTGCTGGCCGAAGAGCACGGCGGCCTCGGTATGGCCGAGGTCGACCTGGTTCTGGCGCTCGAAGAAAGCGGGCGGGCCTGCCTGCCCGAGCCGCTTGTAGAAACAGTGCTGGCCGCAGCGCCGCTGCTCGAGACACTGGCCGCCGGGGGTGGCTCCGCCGCGAGCGTGGCCGGCAAGTGGCTGCCGCGCGTGGCCGCGGGCGAGGCCCGGCTGGCCCTGGAGCATCCGGCCAACCCCTGCGTTGCCGACGCCCACGTGGCCGAGCTGCTGCTGTTGCTGGCCGGTGATGGATCTCTGCACGCCGTTGAGCGCGCCCACGTTGAACTCACCCGCCAGCCCTGTAACGACGCCGCGCGGCGCCTGTTCACCGTTGACTGGAAGCCCGGCGACGACAGCCTGCTGGCCAACGCTGCCGGGGCCATGCGCCTGCTCGACGCGGCCTTCGACCGCGCGGCTTTCGGCTGCGCTGCGCAGCAACTCGGCATCGGGCAGAAGCTTATCGACCTGGCCGTTGACTACGCCGGCCAGCGCGAGCAGTTCGGCCGGGCCATAGGCAGCTTCCAGGCGGTCAAGCATCACCTGGCCACGGCCCAGGTCGCTGTCGAGTTCGCCCGGCCTGTCGTGTACCGGGCGGCGTGTTCGTTGGCGACCGGTCACGCTGACGCCGGCTTGCACGTGTCGCAGGCCAAGGCCATGGCCGACGAGGCGGCGCTGCTGGCTGCCAGGACCTCGCTGCAGGTGCACGGAGGCATTGGTTACACCTGGGAGGTCGACCTGCACGCGTGGATGAAGCGCGCCTGGGCCTTGGAGATGACCTGGGGTGGCTCGGCCTGGCACCGCGGCCGCCTGGCGGACGCCGTTCTTGCGGACGTAGACAACAACCCCCGTGAAGGCCAACTGCAATTGCAGGGAGTCAACTGA
- a CDS encoding porin, which produces MNVYRKSAGTGLAVALLFGLSVVAAQAGISQDVGDGSYSLGVGLRASYNSVEDGAPSGADRSNDFNLETLRLYGSGSLNDYISFEGNVDATEDDVKLLDAVVKVKLNDLFEVWGGRFLPPSDRSNLSGPYFLNAWTFPIAQKYPAIFAGRDNGVAVWGQTGGGAFKYQVGAFEGSQGVNNDEDNPLFAGRLTLNLWDPEPGYYNSSTYYGSKDVLAIGLVAMSQSDGAGDGISGGTGDFNGWNIDVLAEKNLEMGVATLEGAFYDYDSDGATGGTAEGDGFFVLASWLCPETSSIGPLEGKWQPMFRWQEYENEADTDATELWELGVNYIMDGHNSRVSLVFGEEDPAGSGDSFNSVRLGMQIQI; this is translated from the coding sequence GTGAACGTATACAGAAAATCAGCCGGTACCGGCCTCGCCGTGGCCCTGCTGTTCGGGCTTTCGGTCGTGGCCGCCCAGGCCGGGATCAGCCAGGACGTAGGCGACGGATCCTACAGCCTCGGGGTGGGATTGAGGGCCAGCTACAACAGCGTGGAAGACGGCGCGCCCAGTGGCGCCGATCGCTCAAACGACTTCAACCTGGAGACCCTGCGCCTGTACGGCTCGGGATCGTTGAACGACTACATCAGCTTCGAGGGCAACGTGGACGCCACCGAAGACGACGTGAAGCTGCTCGACGCGGTGGTGAAGGTAAAGCTCAACGATCTGTTTGAAGTCTGGGGTGGGCGTTTTCTGCCTCCGTCGGATCGCAGCAACCTGAGCGGGCCGTATTTCCTCAATGCCTGGACCTTCCCCATCGCCCAGAAGTACCCTGCCATTTTTGCCGGGCGCGATAACGGCGTAGCGGTGTGGGGACAGACCGGCGGCGGTGCCTTCAAGTACCAGGTGGGTGCCTTCGAGGGTTCGCAGGGTGTCAACAACGACGAAGACAACCCTCTGTTTGCCGGCCGTCTCACCTTGAACCTGTGGGATCCCGAGCCGGGCTACTACAACTCGAGTACCTACTACGGGTCGAAGGACGTACTCGCGATTGGCCTCGTAGCCATGAGCCAGTCCGACGGCGCGGGTGACGGCATCTCGGGCGGAACGGGTGACTTCAACGGCTGGAACATCGACGTCCTGGCCGAGAAGAACCTCGAGATGGGCGTAGCCACGCTGGAAGGCGCTTTCTACGACTACGACTCTGACGGTGCCACCGGTGGCACGGCCGAGGGTGACGGTTTCTTCGTGCTCGCGAGCTGGCTCTGCCCGGAAACGAGCAGCATAGGCCCGCTTGAGGGCAAGTGGCAGCCGATGTTCCGTTGGCAGGAGTACGAGAACGAGGCCGACACAGACGCGACCGAGCTATGGGAGCTCGGGGTCAACTACATCATGGACGGCCACAACAGCCGGGTGTCGTTGGTGTTCGGTGAAGAGGATCCTGCAGGCAGCGGCGACAGCTTCAACAGTGTGCGCCTGGGCATGCAGATCCAGATCTAA
- a CDS encoding acyl-CoA dehydrogenase has product MDFSLTAEQQELRRSAREFLADQSSSEQVREAMQGERGWDQGVWQRVAGEMGWTAVALPEQYGGYGLGAVELSVLMEEMGAALLCAPFFSTVCLAANALLLAGSEEQKQQWLPRIAAGKISAALAFAENDGSREAGGIQATATTDGDGWRLDGVKSFVVDGATADLLVVAAREAGGSSPDDIALFLIEAGTDGLACVQTPGMDHTRRLARVELKGVRLEAEARMVGGWAELEGTLDLASVALAAEQLGGATRVLDAAVAYAKERRQFGRPIGGFQAIKHKLADLMVKVESARSAAYYAAWAASVEDPTLPRSASLALCYCSESFFSAAAESIQVHGGVGFSWEYDCHLYFKRARAGGTMLGAPDWHRERIASLLGIGCADRAGLEA; this is encoded by the coding sequence CTGGATTTTTCACTGACAGCCGAGCAGCAGGAACTGCGCCGCAGCGCGCGCGAATTTCTTGCCGACCAGTCCTCATCCGAGCAGGTTCGTGAGGCCATGCAGGGCGAGCGCGGTTGGGACCAGGGCGTGTGGCAGCGCGTAGCGGGCGAGATGGGCTGGACGGCCGTGGCATTGCCCGAACAGTACGGAGGTTACGGTCTGGGTGCGGTCGAGTTGTCGGTGCTCATGGAGGAGATGGGCGCGGCGTTGTTGTGCGCACCGTTTTTTTCGACGGTCTGCCTGGCCGCCAACGCCTTGTTGCTGGCCGGCAGCGAAGAGCAGAAGCAACAGTGGCTGCCGCGCATAGCCGCGGGCAAAATAAGCGCGGCGTTGGCCTTTGCCGAGAACGACGGCTCACGCGAGGCTGGTGGAATACAAGCGACTGCTACTACCGACGGAGACGGCTGGCGCCTTGACGGCGTTAAATCTTTCGTCGTTGATGGAGCCACGGCTGACCTCCTGGTGGTCGCCGCGCGCGAAGCCGGCGGCAGCTCCCCGGATGACATAGCGCTTTTTCTTATCGAGGCCGGCACTGATGGCCTGGCCTGCGTCCAGACACCGGGCATGGATCATACCCGCCGCCTGGCCCGCGTTGAGCTCAAGGGCGTGCGGCTGGAGGCCGAGGCGCGCATGGTCGGTGGCTGGGCCGAGCTCGAAGGCACGCTGGACCTCGCCTCGGTCGCACTTGCGGCCGAGCAGCTCGGTGGCGCAACGCGCGTGCTCGACGCCGCTGTGGCCTACGCAAAAGAACGCCGCCAGTTCGGCCGGCCGATAGGCGGTTTCCAGGCCATCAAGCACAAGCTGGCCGACTTGATGGTCAAGGTCGAGAGCGCGCGCTCGGCTGCTTACTATGCTGCCTGGGCCGCGTCGGTAGAAGATCCCACCTTGCCGCGATCGGCTTCGCTGGCGCTGTGTTACTGCAGCGAGTCTTTTTTCTCGGCGGCCGCCGAATCGATACAGGTACATGGCGGGGTGGGCTTTTCCTGGGAATACGATTGTCACCTCTACTTCAAGCGCGCACGCGCTGGGGGCACAATGCTGGGTGCCCCCGATTGGCACCGCGAGCGCATAGCCAGCCTGTTGGGTATAGGATGTGCGGACAGGGCAGGCTTGGAGGCTTGA
- a CDS encoding SDR family oxidoreductase, protein MADKLDFSGKVVVVTGGGKGVGRGISECFLAAGSELIICGRSRPDVLPSVDGREAMFVEADVRDPDASAAVIEAAVDSHGRLDVLVNNAGGAPATEAATASPRFSESIVRLNLLAALNCAQQANAVMQQQDGGGAIINISSVSALRPSPGTAAYGAAKAGLLSLTESLAVEWAPRVRVNAVIGGMVRTEQAHLHYGDEEGIASVAATVPLGRLADPSDLGDACVFLASPMAAYISGAGLLVHGGGEKPAFLGAAANTSGSK, encoded by the coding sequence ATGGCAGATAAACTCGACTTCAGTGGCAAGGTCGTCGTCGTAACCGGTGGCGGTAAGGGTGTGGGCCGGGGCATCAGCGAGTGCTTTCTCGCGGCGGGCTCTGAGCTCATCATCTGCGGTCGCAGCCGGCCCGATGTCTTGCCGTCGGTCGACGGTCGCGAGGCCATGTTTGTTGAGGCCGATGTCCGTGACCCCGACGCCAGCGCGGCTGTCATCGAGGCTGCGGTAGACAGCCACGGCCGACTGGACGTGCTCGTCAACAACGCCGGCGGCGCCCCGGCCACCGAGGCGGCGACCGCCTCGCCGAGGTTCTCCGAGTCGATAGTGCGCCTTAACCTGTTGGCGGCGCTCAACTGCGCGCAGCAGGCCAACGCCGTGATGCAGCAACAGGACGGCGGCGGTGCGATCATAAATATTTCCAGCGTGAGCGCGCTCAGGCCTTCGCCGGGCACGGCGGCTTACGGGGCAGCCAAGGCTGGGCTGTTGAGCCTGACCGAATCGCTGGCCGTTGAGTGGGCCCCCCGTGTGCGGGTCAACGCCGTAATCGGCGGCATGGTGCGCACCGAGCAGGCGCACCTGCACTACGGCGATGAAGAGGGCATCGCCTCGGTCGCAGCCACGGTGCCGCTTGGGCGCCTGGCCGACCCCTCGGATCTAGGCGATGCCTGTGTGTTCCTGGCCTCGCCGATGGCGGCCTACATAAGCGGCGCCGGTCTGCTCGTGCACGGTGGGGGCGAAAAACCGGCCTTCCTGGGTGCTGCGGCCAACACTTCGGGCTCAAAATAG
- a CDS encoding lipid-transfer protein — protein sequence MGSLSDSTAIVGLAESEYARSLGASELELSCRVVRDALADAGIDPREVDALASFTMEGPADFELARAVGMGELNFFSQVAHGGGAACGAVAQVAMAISCGMAQVGVVWRSRKRGAKSSRVWAQVNDRISDQWKYSRPVGLLRPVDEVALMARRYMHEYGLKREQLAEVALAQREHANLNPRAAMYEKPLDLATYLDARWISEPLCLYDNCLESDGAVAVVIVSAERARDCRTRPVFIHSASQGMGEQYQVMTNFHCDDPLAGCSGATARNLWRQADAVPADVKVAQLYDAFSPLVLLSLETYGLCPVGEAGGFVEGGTLGPGGSLPVNTSGGSLSEAYVHGMNLLNEGVRQMRGSSTSQVEDADLCLVTSAHVVPSSALLLRN from the coding sequence GTGGGCTCGTTGAGTGACAGCACCGCCATCGTGGGGCTGGCCGAAAGCGAGTACGCGCGCAGCCTCGGGGCCAGCGAGCTGGAGCTGTCATGCCGGGTGGTGCGCGACGCGCTGGCCGACGCCGGCATTGATCCCAGAGAGGTCGACGCGCTCGCGTCGTTTACCATGGAAGGTCCGGCTGACTTCGAGCTCGCGCGCGCAGTGGGCATGGGCGAGCTCAATTTCTTTTCGCAGGTGGCGCACGGCGGCGGAGCGGCCTGCGGGGCGGTGGCCCAGGTGGCCATGGCCATATCCTGCGGCATGGCGCAGGTGGGAGTTGTGTGGCGGTCGCGCAAGCGAGGCGCGAAGAGCAGCCGCGTCTGGGCGCAGGTCAACGATCGCATTTCCGACCAGTGGAAGTACTCGCGGCCGGTAGGCCTTCTGCGGCCCGTGGACGAGGTGGCGCTGATGGCGCGCCGCTACATGCACGAGTACGGTCTTAAGCGCGAGCAGCTGGCCGAGGTCGCGTTGGCCCAGCGCGAACACGCAAACCTCAACCCCCGCGCGGCCATGTACGAGAAGCCACTCGACCTGGCCACTTACCTCGACGCGCGCTGGATCAGTGAGCCGCTTTGCCTCTACGACAACTGCCTCGAGAGCGACGGCGCGGTGGCGGTGGTCATCGTGTCGGCCGAGCGCGCGCGCGACTGTCGCACCCGGCCGGTGTTCATACACTCGGCCTCGCAGGGCATGGGCGAGCAGTACCAGGTGATGACTAACTTTCATTGCGACGACCCGCTGGCCGGCTGCTCGGGGGCAACCGCGCGCAACCTGTGGAGGCAGGCTGATGCCGTGCCGGCCGACGTGAAGGTGGCGCAGTTATACGACGCCTTCAGTCCGCTGGTGTTGTTATCGCTTGAGACCTACGGCTTGTGCCCTGTGGGCGAGGCCGGGGGTTTTGTAGAAGGCGGCACCCTGGGGCCGGGCGGCTCGCTGCCCGTTAATACCTCGGGCGGGAGCCTGTCGGAGGCTTACGTGCACGGCATGAACCTGCTCAACGAGGGCGTTCGGCAGATGCGCGGGAGTTCGACTTCCCAGGTCGAAGACGCCGACCTCTGCCTGGTGACTTCGGCCCACGTGGTGCCGAGTTCGGCCTTGCTGCTGAGAAATTAG
- a CDS encoding acetyl-CoA C-acetyltransferase encodes MSEAYIVDALRTPVGRRRGGLSQVHPADLGAHSLRALMDRNDVDPAAIEDVVFGCVDTIGPQAGDIARTCWLAAGLPDEVPGTTVDRQCGSAQQAVHFAAQAVMSGTSDLVVAGGVQNMSQIPISSSMLAGQEYGHEDPFSQSKGWVERYGTQEVSQFRSAEMIAEKWECSREEMEEFAYQSHQRAIKAQDEGRFDREIVPLEGVTADEGPRRDTSLEKMATLKTLSEGGRVTAAVASQISDASSALLIASEDAVKEHGLKPRARIHHLSVRGADPVWMLTAPMPATRWALEKTGMTLDDIDLVEINEAFAPVVMAWAKELEADMDKVNVNGGAISLGHPLGATGARLMTTLLHELERTGGRYGLQTMCEGGGQANVTIIERV; translated from the coding sequence ATGTCCGAAGCATACATAGTAGACGCACTGAGAACGCCCGTCGGCCGGCGCCGTGGCGGCTTGAGCCAGGTGCACCCTGCTGACCTGGGTGCGCACAGCCTGCGCGCGTTGATGGATCGCAACGACGTTGATCCCGCCGCCATCGAAGACGTGGTTTTCGGTTGCGTTGACACCATCGGTCCACAGGCCGGTGACATTGCGCGTACCTGTTGGCTGGCAGCCGGCCTGCCCGACGAGGTGCCGGGCACGACCGTCGATCGCCAGTGTGGCAGCGCCCAGCAGGCGGTGCACTTTGCGGCCCAGGCGGTGATGAGCGGCACGAGCGACCTCGTGGTCGCCGGTGGCGTGCAGAACATGAGCCAGATCCCGATTTCCTCGTCGATGCTTGCCGGCCAGGAATATGGTCACGAGGATCCTTTTTCGCAGTCGAAGGGCTGGGTGGAGCGCTACGGAACCCAGGAAGTGTCACAGTTTCGTTCGGCAGAGATGATCGCCGAAAAGTGGGAATGCTCGCGCGAGGAAATGGAGGAGTTTGCCTACCAGAGCCACCAGCGCGCCATAAAGGCCCAGGACGAGGGGCGTTTTGATCGCGAGATCGTGCCGCTCGAAGGCGTCACCGCCGACGAGGGACCGCGCCGAGATACCTCGCTGGAAAAAATGGCGACTCTGAAGACGCTGAGCGAGGGCGGGCGGGTCACGGCAGCGGTGGCCAGCCAGATATCCGACGCCAGCTCCGCGTTGCTCATAGCCAGTGAAGACGCCGTGAAGGAACACGGGCTCAAACCGAGGGCGCGCATTCATCACTTGAGCGTGCGCGGTGCAGACCCGGTTTGGATGCTCACCGCTCCCATGCCCGCCACGCGCTGGGCACTGGAGAAAACCGGCATGACTCTGGACGATATTGACCTCGTAGAAATCAACGAGGCCTTCGCGCCGGTGGTGATGGCCTGGGCCAAGGAGCTCGAGGCCGACATGGACAAGGTTAACGTCAACGGTGGTGCCATTTCGCTGGGTCACCCGCTGGGTGCCACCGGGGCGCGGCTGATGACCACGCTGCTTCACGAGCTCGAGCGCACCGGCGGCCGCTACGGTCTGCAGACCATGTGCGAGGGCGGCGGCCAGGCCAACGTGACCATAATTGAACGCGTGTAA
- a CDS encoding SDR family NAD(P)-dependent oxidoreductase has protein sequence MGICEGRVAVVTGAGRGLGREHALELGRQGAAVVVNDIGAELDGSGGSTGPAGEVVEMIRAAGGQAVANAGDVADWDGAGSLLATALESFGRLDVVVNNAGIVRDRMFANATVEEFDAVLRVHLRGHFCVARHAAAHWRDRAKAGEEVDARIVNTSSGAGLQGSIAQSVYSAAKGAIASMTLVQAAELGRYGITANAIAPSARTRMTEGAFADMMKAPDEGFDAMDPANVSPLVAWLASPASREVTGRVFEVDGGRVSLCDGWRTGVEIDCGQRWEPSDLGEAVAGLLGQSELPQKVYGT, from the coding sequence ATGGGTATCTGCGAAGGAAGGGTGGCCGTTGTCACCGGCGCGGGCCGTGGCCTGGGCCGTGAGCATGCGCTTGAGCTGGGTCGCCAGGGCGCGGCCGTGGTCGTGAACGACATAGGAGCCGAACTCGACGGCAGTGGCGGGTCTACCGGCCCGGCCGGCGAAGTCGTAGAGATGATCCGCGCTGCGGGTGGCCAGGCGGTGGCCAACGCCGGCGACGTGGCCGACTGGGACGGGGCAGGCTCGCTGCTTGCCACCGCCCTCGAGAGTTTCGGTCGTCTGGACGTGGTGGTCAACAACGCGGGCATCGTCCGCGACCGCATGTTTGCCAACGCCACGGTAGAGGAGTTCGACGCGGTGCTGCGCGTGCACTTGCGCGGCCACTTCTGCGTGGCGCGCCACGCGGCGGCCCACTGGCGTGACCGTGCCAAGGCCGGCGAAGAAGTCGACGCACGCATCGTGAACACCAGCTCGGGCGCGGGCCTGCAGGGTAGCATCGCGCAGTCGGTGTACTCGGCTGCCAAGGGAGCCATAGCTTCTATGACCTTGGTGCAGGCGGCTGAACTGGGTCGTTATGGCATCACGGCCAACGCGATCGCGCCATCGGCGCGCACGCGCATGACCGAGGGAGCCTTCGCCGACATGATGAAAGCCCCCGACGAAGGATTTGATGCCATGGATCCGGCCAACGTGTCGCCGCTGGTGGCGTGGTTGGCGAGCCCGGCGTCGCGCGAGGTGACGGGCCGAGTGTTCGAGGTGGACGGCGGTCGCGTGAGCCTGTGCGATGGCTGGCGCACGGGTGTTGAGATCGACTGCGGACAACGCTGGGAACCCTCGGACCTGGGCGAGGCCGTGGCGGGGCTGTTAGGGCAGAGCGAGCTTCCGCAGAAGGTCTACGGTACCTGA
- a CDS encoding EthD family reductase has translation MGVGEQVTEKLELMLLLKSPGRAGNGDSEAIGRRLAPLLQGSPGSSDQRVLVATSDQTPTPELFDALVSVGVEDEHQARNLAQATRAELGDDPDGATDLHALLVRSRWPKPRTPRPANGSRAGAGVVMVSAMHRIAEPNHEQFDQHWRDRHAPLALEHHPGMAAYQQNVVEGVLTAKTPSWDGVAVLYFDSPDDLANRLYNDEESQQIIMDDVARFVDLKHSTTVIMTEAYSVSTQPIKSRRKV, from the coding sequence ATGGGGGTGGGCGAGCAGGTGACCGAAAAGCTGGAACTAATGCTGCTGCTTAAGTCTCCCGGGCGGGCAGGCAACGGTGACAGCGAGGCTATAGGCCGTCGGCTCGCGCCGCTGCTGCAGGGATCGCCGGGCAGCAGCGACCAGAGAGTACTCGTGGCCACGAGCGACCAAACCCCCACGCCCGAACTCTTCGACGCCCTGGTCTCGGTGGGCGTAGAAGACGAGCACCAGGCGCGCAACCTCGCGCAGGCCACCAGGGCAGAGCTGGGCGACGACCCGGACGGCGCCACCGACCTGCACGCGCTGCTCGTCCGAAGCAGATGGCCGAAACCACGCACGCCGCGTCCTGCTAACGGCAGCCGGGCAGGCGCGGGAGTGGTGATGGTGTCGGCCATGCACCGTATCGCCGAACCTAACCACGAACAGTTTGACCAGCACTGGCGCGACCGCCACGCACCGCTCGCGCTCGAACACCACCCCGGCATGGCAGCCTACCAGCAGAACGTCGTCGAGGGAGTGCTCACGGCAAAGACGCCATCCTGGGATGGCGTAGCCGTGCTGTACTTCGACAGCCCTGATGATCTCGCCAACAGATTGTACAACGACGAAGAAAGCCAGCAGATAATCATGGACGACGTCGCGCGCTTCGTGGACCTCAAGCACAGCACGACGGTAATCATGACCGAGGCATACTCGGTTTCTACCCAGCCCATCAAATCACGGAGGAAAGTATGA
- a CDS encoding acyl-CoA dehydrogenase: protein MDLDYTQQQRAFRVEAREWLEANVPAQALQSMDTEQGFAAHREWETKLNEGGWAMVSWPVEYGGRGVDLIEWLIFEEEYYRAGAPGRVNQNGIFLLGPTLMEFGSDEQKARFLPPMAAGIDVWAQGWSEPNAGSDMAAIRTTAFRDGDHYVVNGQKTWCSRAVWADWIFCIFRTDPDSERHRGLSFMLVPLDAEGVQVRAIEQLDGETGFAEVFFDNVRVPVDQLLGEEGGGWKVAMSTAGFERGLMLRSPARYQATARKLVALLRDNPEAAQRDPTLGDRVIRGWMQAEAYALQTYRTASRIIGGGSIGAESSLNKIFWSEMDLAMHETAMALLGPRAELLPTARAAGDVGDWLDGFQFALAGPIYAGTNEIQRNIAAERLLGLPRG from the coding sequence TTGGATCTCGACTACACCCAGCAACAGCGCGCGTTCCGCGTGGAGGCAAGAGAGTGGCTCGAGGCCAACGTGCCCGCGCAGGCCCTGCAGTCGATGGACACCGAGCAGGGCTTTGCCGCTCACCGCGAGTGGGAAACCAAGCTCAACGAGGGCGGCTGGGCGATGGTGTCGTGGCCCGTTGAGTACGGCGGTCGCGGCGTGGATCTCATCGAGTGGCTGATCTTCGAAGAGGAATACTACCGCGCGGGTGCGCCCGGCCGCGTGAACCAGAACGGCATTTTCCTGCTCGGCCCCACGCTGATGGAGTTCGGCAGCGACGAACAGAAGGCACGCTTTCTCCCGCCCATGGCTGCCGGTATCGACGTCTGGGCCCAGGGCTGGAGCGAGCCCAACGCGGGCAGCGACATGGCGGCCATTCGCACCACTGCTTTTCGCGACGGCGACCATTACGTCGTTAACGGCCAGAAGACCTGGTGCTCGCGTGCGGTGTGGGCCGACTGGATTTTCTGTATCTTTCGCACCGACCCCGACTCCGAGCGTCACCGAGGGCTCAGCTTCATGCTCGTACCGCTTGACGCCGAGGGCGTGCAGGTGCGGGCCATCGAACAACTCGACGGGGAGACCGGTTTCGCGGAGGTGTTCTTCGACAACGTGCGCGTGCCCGTCGACCAGTTGCTGGGCGAAGAGGGCGGGGGTTGGAAAGTGGCCATGAGCACTGCCGGTTTTGAACGCGGACTCATGCTGCGCAGCCCGGCTCGCTACCAGGCCACGGCGCGCAAGCTGGTGGCACTGCTTCGCGACAATCCCGAGGCGGCCCAACGCGACCCTACGCTGGGCGACCGCGTGATACGCGGTTGGATGCAGGCCGAGGCTTACGCCCTGCAGACCTACCGCACGGCCAGTCGCATCATCGGAGGCGGCAGCATCGGCGCCGAGTCGAGCTTGAACAAGATTTTCTGGTCGGAGATGGATCTCGCCATGCACGAGACGGCGATGGCTTTGCTCGGGCCGCGTGCCGAGTTGCTGCCCACGGCCCGGGCTGCGGGCGACGTCGGCGACTGGCTCGACGGTTTTCAATTCGCCCTGGCGGGTCCGATTTACGCCGGCACCAACGAGATACAGCGCAACATAGCGGCTGAGCGGCTGCTGGGACTGCCCAGGGGCTAG
- a CDS encoding ferritin-like domain-containing protein gives MAMSDKDRERNRHTNINPAFNAVARDDFAAMLNSDRYLDRAPEFEPLIARTHEHFWNPDDRDYIDFDIAAPTDLPLIPISQIPERHSAIWDTLDEGQQINFANQTTLMRISGVLHGEQGALSISTGLADMLLDAGAAEYATNQAREEARHVQGFARYLHSRFGEVTPPTETLDRVLNQIVGSNIIYEKLIGMQMVIEGIAMGIFAGLYQEANDPVLRRLAQLVMTDEAFHHRFGQIWARLNVPGVGDEIRNELEDYSRNMFEDLLFNLVGADQRRGLYERCGIDPDFAVAAMSEAITDDTRRSFMRDSSNIFRTLIKTLYTGGLITERTIPFYSLWVDMDEIAGEGEWNIGQAIAEEGIAELKQINEGKRSVIRPIAS, from the coding sequence ATGGCCATGTCAGACAAAGACCGGGAACGTAACCGGCATACCAACATCAACCCGGCGTTCAATGCCGTGGCCCGCGATGATTTCGCGGCCATGCTCAACTCGGATCGTTATCTCGACCGCGCGCCTGAATTCGAGCCACTGATCGCGCGCACCCACGAGCACTTCTGGAACCCCGACGACCGCGACTACATAGATTTTGATATAGCTGCTCCCACCGACCTGCCACTTATCCCCATAAGCCAGATCCCCGAACGTCACTCGGCCATATGGGACACGCTGGACGAGGGCCAGCAGATCAATTTTGCCAACCAGACCACGCTCATGCGCATAAGCGGCGTGCTTCACGGCGAGCAGGGCGCGCTCAGTATCTCGACCGGCCTTGCCGACATGTTGCTCGATGCCGGGGCGGCGGAGTACGCCACTAACCAGGCCCGCGAAGAGGCCCGCCACGTGCAGGGCTTTGCGCGTTATCTCCACTCGCGCTTCGGCGAGGTCACGCCGCCCACCGAGACACTGGATCGCGTGCTCAACCAGATCGTTGGCAGCAACATTATCTACGAGAAGCTCATTGGCATGCAGATGGTCATCGAGGGCATAGCCATGGGTATTTTTGCCGGCCTGTACCAGGAGGCCAACGACCCGGTGCTCCGTCGACTGGCCCAGCTGGTGATGACCGATGAAGCCTTTCACCACCGCTTCGGGCAGATCTGGGCTCGCCTCAACGTGCCCGGGGTGGGTGACGAGATACGCAACGAGCTCGAGGACTACAGTCGCAACATGTTCGAGGACCTGCTCTTCAACCTCGTGGGCGCCGACCAGCGACGCGGCCTGTACGAGCGCTGCGGCATAGACCCCGATTTTGCGGTTGCGGCCATGTCGGAGGCCATAACCGACGACACCAGGCGCAGCTTCATGCGTGATAGTAGCAATATCTTTCGTACGCTGATCAAGACGCTATACACCGGCGGCTTGATCACTGAGCGCACTATTCCGTTCTACAGCCTGTGGGTCGACATGGACGAGATCGCCGGCGAGGGCGAGTGGAACATCGGCCAGGCAATTGCCGAGGAAGGCATCGCCGAACTCAAGCAGATCAACGAGGGCAAACGGTCGGTAATACGGCCCATCGCCAGCTGA